In Phragmites australis chromosome 17, lpPhrAust1.1, whole genome shotgun sequence, the following are encoded in one genomic region:
- the LOC133897763 gene encoding uncharacterized protein LOC133897763 isoform X1, with protein sequence MGWRLQDVAGPGLVEGVHYFFFLPDPSSPLSSFSPVRLLTHGQFRKSAKKQLEEKSALYRFLWQELVALEAGPSGAFKGPFLTVADDKAGTLDTKIMAEANLHFRRRDIQEEVAKRLGNASCKDMPCFGAEDVRRIALGSFC encoded by the exons ATGGGCTGGCGCCTCCAGGACGTGGCTGGGCCTGGGCTAGTGGAAGGGGTACActacttcttcttcctcccagaTCCTTCTTCTCCCTTATCTAGCTTCTCTCCAGTGAGGTTGCTAACACACGGCCAGTTTCGGAAGAGCGCGAAGAAGCAGTTGGAGGAGAAGAGCGCGTTGTACAGGTTCCTGTGGCAGGAGCTGGTTGCACTGGAGGCAGGGCCGTCCGGCGCATTCAAGGGGCCCTTCCTCACAGTCGCCGACGACAAGGCCGGCACACTGGACACCAAGATCATGGCCGAGGCCAACCTGCATTTTCGGAGGAGGgacatccaggaggaggtcgccaAG AGGCTTGGAAATGCAAGCTGCAAAGATATGCCATGCTTTGGTGCCGAAGATGTCAGAAGGATTGCACTTGGTTCCTTTTGTTGA
- the LOC133897763 gene encoding uncharacterized protein LOC133897763 isoform X2, with amino-acid sequence MGWRLQDVAGPGLVEGFRKSAKKQLEEKSALYRFLWQELVALEAGPSGAFKGPFLTVADDKAGTLDTKIMAEANLHFRRRDIQEEVAKRLGNASCKDMPCFGAEDVRRIALGSFC; translated from the exons ATGGGCTGGCGCCTCCAGGACGTGGCTGGGCCTGGGCTAGTGGAAGGG TTTCGGAAGAGCGCGAAGAAGCAGTTGGAGGAGAAGAGCGCGTTGTACAGGTTCCTGTGGCAGGAGCTGGTTGCACTGGAGGCAGGGCCGTCCGGCGCATTCAAGGGGCCCTTCCTCACAGTCGCCGACGACAAGGCCGGCACACTGGACACCAAGATCATGGCCGAGGCCAACCTGCATTTTCGGAGGAGGgacatccaggaggaggtcgccaAG AGGCTTGGAAATGCAAGCTGCAAAGATATGCCATGCTTTGGTGCCGAAGATGTCAGAAGGATTGCACTTGGTTCCTTTTGTTGA